Proteins encoded together in one Campylobacter peloridis LMG 23910 window:
- a CDS encoding HAD-IIA family hydrolase yields the protein MLFLDVQGTLISDYDKSPINGALELIKTLNKEKIPYMIITNNTKKLDFLDYLQNLGFEIDKKVYIDPFCVLKDYLKPCKIAAFGAKEFLDCVQMLGYELDYENPKAFLIASYDDFKFQDFAKMIAYAKEGVQAIAMHEGSIYKKNSMLYPGVGSIMAMLKNACEFEYSVIGKPSKAFYESALNLLKKQDENASFEKILIISDDFKGDLLGAYELGMQTALVLSGKISSTKNLDTTKLNFVYDSIKDYYIMRFL from the coding sequence ATGCTTTTTTTAGATGTGCAAGGAACTTTGATTTCAGATTATGATAAAAGTCCTATAAATGGTGCTTTAGAACTCATTAAAACTTTAAATAAAGAAAAAATTCCTTATATGATCATTACTAATAACACAAAAAAATTGGATTTTTTAGATTATCTTCAAAATTTAGGTTTTGAAATTGATAAAAAAGTTTATATTGATCCTTTTTGTGTGTTAAAAGATTATTTAAAACCTTGTAAAATAGCAGCTTTTGGTGCAAAAGAATTTTTAGATTGTGTGCAAATGTTAGGTTATGAGCTTGATTATGAAAATCCAAAAGCATTTTTAATAGCAAGTTATGATGATTTTAAATTTCAAGATTTTGCTAAAATGATTGCTTATGCTAAAGAAGGAGTGCAAGCTATTGCTATGCATGAAGGCAGTATTTATAAAAAAAATTCAATGCTTTATCCAGGAGTTGGAAGCATTATGGCTATGCTTAAAAATGCGTGTGAATTTGAATATAGTGTTATTGGAAAACCTAGCAAAGCTTTTTATGAAAGTGCCTTAAATTTATTAAAAAAACAAGATGAAAATGCAAGCTTTGAAAAAATTTTAATCATTAGTGATGATTTTAAAGGCGATTTATTAGGAGCTTATGAGCTTGGTATGCAAACAGCTTTAGTTTTAAGTGGTAAAATTTCTAGCACAAAAAATTTAGATACAACAAAACTTAATTTTGTTTATGATAGTATAAAAGACTATTATATAATGAGGTTTTTATGA
- the fliG gene encoding flagellar motor switch protein FliG produces the protein MIKLSEEQKMVYDDLSMPEKVAIFLIQLGEDVTTVLFSHMDINVITEISRYIALAKNVDKPVATAVLEEFYTLLQSNQYLKSGGLEYAKEILFRTFGPDIANKILEKLTKSMENNQNFAYLSQIKPQQLADFIIKEHPQTIALILAHMETTQAAETLEFFSDELRAEVVIRMANLGDISPSIIKRVSAVLESKLESLTSYKVEVGGPRAVAEVLNRLGQKASKTTLSYIEQSDEKLATTIKDLMFTFDDISQLSTNAIREVLKAADKRDLMIGLKGASEDLKQKFMANMSTRAAEAFVEEMGFLGAVRVKDVEEAQRKVVEVVQKLAEQGLIQVGEADEMIE, from the coding sequence ATGATAAAGCTTAGCGAAGAACAAAAAATGGTTTATGATGACCTTTCTATGCCAGAAAAGGTTGCGATATTTTTAATTCAACTTGGAGAAGATGTAACTACGGTTTTATTTTCTCATATGGATATTAATGTAATTACTGAAATTTCTCGTTATATTGCTTTAGCTAAAAATGTTGATAAACCAGTAGCAACTGCTGTATTGGAAGAATTTTATACTTTGCTTCAGTCTAATCAATATCTAAAAAGTGGTGGTTTAGAATATGCCAAAGAAATCTTATTTAGAACATTTGGTCCAGATATTGCAAATAAAATTTTGGAAAAACTTACAAAAAGTATGGAAAATAACCAAAATTTTGCTTATCTTTCTCAAATTAAACCACAACAGCTTGCTGATTTTATTATTAAAGAGCACCCTCAAACTATTGCACTGATTTTAGCACATATGGAAACTACTCAAGCAGCAGAGACTTTAGAATTTTTTAGTGATGAGTTAAGAGCTGAGGTTGTAATAAGAATGGCAAATCTTGGAGATATTTCTCCTTCTATTATAAAAAGAGTTTCAGCTGTGCTTGAGAGTAAGCTTGAATCACTTACTTCTTATAAAGTTGAAGTGGGTGGTCCAAGAGCGGTTGCTGAAGTTCTTAATCGCTTGGGACAAAAAGCATCTAAAACCACTCTTTCATATATTGAACAAAGTGATGAAAAACTCGCAACTACTATTAAAGATTTAATGTTTACTTTTGATGATATTTCTCAACTTAGCACTAATGCAATTAGGGAAGTTTTAAAAGCTGCTGATAAGCGTGATTTAATGATAGGCTTAAAAGGTGCAAGTGAAGACTTGAAGCAAAAATTTATGGCAAACATGTCAACGCGTGCAGCTGAAGCATTTGTTGAAGAAATGGGCTTTTTGGGTGCTGTGCGTGTAAAAGATGTTGAAGAAGCACAAAGAAAAGTGGTAGAAGTGGTGCAAAAGCTAGCCGAACAAGGTCTTATCCAAGTGGGTGAGGCTGATGAGATGATAGAGTAG
- the serB gene encoding phosphoserine phosphatase SerB codes for MIKLCAFDFDSTLMDGETIDILAQEYDVGDAVKSITNKAMNGELDFFESLSARVALLKGMPVEQVKKCCENLPLMKGAKELCDYLKAKDIKIIVFSGGFHEGIDLMQNRLHFDFGFANFLHSKDGFLTGKVGGEIMFNNSKGIILQRLKKFLNLKTDEIMCVGDGANDISMFKECGLKIAFCAKEILKSHADICIDEKDLTQIIKVIQ; via the coding sequence ATGATCAAACTTTGTGCTTTTGATTTTGATTCTACGCTAATGGATGGTGAAACCATCGATATTTTAGCACAAGAATATGATGTAGGTGATGCTGTTAAAAGCATCACCAATAAAGCAATGAATGGTGAACTTGATTTTTTTGAAAGTTTGAGTGCTAGAGTGGCTTTACTTAAAGGTATGCCTGTTGAACAAGTAAAAAAATGCTGTGAAAATTTACCCTTGATGAAAGGCGCTAAAGAGCTTTGTGATTATTTAAAAGCTAAGGATATTAAAATCATTGTTTTTAGTGGCGGTTTTCATGAAGGTATTGATTTAATGCAAAATAGACTTCATTTTGATTTTGGCTTTGCCAATTTTTTACATAGTAAAGATGGTTTTTTAACCGGAAAAGTTGGCGGAGAAATTATGTTTAATAACTCAAAAGGTATTATTTTACAAAGGCTTAAAAAATTCCTAAATTTAAAAACAGATGAAATTATGTGCGTTGGCGATGGGGCTAATGATATTTCAATGTTTAAAGAGTGTGGCTTAAAAATAGCCTTTTGTGCCAAAGAAATTTTAAAATCTCATGCAGATATTTGTATTGATGAAAAAGATTTAACACAGATAATAAAGGTTATACAATGA
- the lysA gene encoding diaminopimelate decarboxylase has translation MDYEKLAKEYQTPFYIYDFEKIKERFLMLKDAFKARKSQIFYALKANSNLSVLKFLASLDSGFDCVSAGEIYRALKAGAKNYKIIFSGVGKSASELKYALEQNILYINLESYEEMLLLEQIAKENQQIARISIRVNPNVDAKTHPYISTGLHENKFGVDMQNAKKMYLYAKNSQFLEPVGVHFHIGSQILDIGSIHEASSIVAKLVKELLALKINIKFFDIGGGLGVCYKDEQEPNLYDYAQGILASLQGLDVCVGMEPGRFLVANAGEFVTKVLYEKFNEKKRFVVVDGAMNDLLRPSLYGAYHEIELLNDNDEKSLCDVVGGICESGDFLAKDRMLAKTKTGDLIIVKSAGAYGFSMSSNYNSRNRVCELAYDKGKVRMIRKREIYEDQIALELEYLKD, from the coding sequence ATGGATTATGAAAAATTAGCAAAAGAGTATCAAACCCCTTTTTATATTTATGATTTTGAAAAAATCAAAGAACGCTTTTTAATGTTAAAAGATGCTTTTAAAGCAAGAAAATCTCAAATTTTTTATGCACTTAAGGCTAATTCTAACTTAAGCGTTTTAAAATTTCTAGCTTCTTTAGATAGTGGCTTTGACTGTGTTAGTGCAGGTGAAATTTATAGAGCTTTAAAAGCAGGAGCTAAAAATTATAAGATTATTTTTAGCGGAGTGGGAAAAAGTGCAAGTGAGTTAAAATATGCTTTAGAGCAAAATATACTTTATATTAATTTAGAAAGTTATGAAGAAATGTTGCTTTTAGAGCAAATCGCTAAGGAAAATCAGCAAATTGCACGCATTAGCATAAGAGTAAATCCTAATGTAGATGCAAAAACTCATCCTTATATTTCTACAGGTTTACATGAGAATAAATTTGGCGTGGATATGCAAAATGCTAAAAAAATGTATCTTTATGCTAAAAATTCACAATTTTTAGAACCAGTTGGAGTGCATTTTCACATTGGTTCTCAAATTCTTGATATTGGCAGTATTCATGAAGCTTCAAGTATTGTAGCAAAATTAGTTAAAGAGCTTTTGGCTTTAAAAATTAATATTAAATTTTTTGATATAGGTGGGGGCTTAGGGGTTTGTTATAAAGATGAGCAAGAGCCAAATTTATATGATTATGCTCAAGGAATTTTAGCTAGCTTACAAGGGCTTGATGTTTGTGTGGGTATGGAACCAGGAAGATTTTTAGTGGCAAATGCAGGCGAGTTTGTAACCAAGGTTTTGTATGAAAAATTTAATGAGAAAAAACGCTTTGTAGTGGTTGATGGAGCAATGAATGATTTATTGCGTCCAAGTTTATATGGTGCTTATCATGAAATTGAACTTTTAAATGATAATGATGAAAAAAGTCTTTGTGATGTAGTAGGTGGAATTTGTGAAAGCGGAGATTTTTTAGCTAAAGATAGAATGTTAGCTAAAACAAAAACAGGGGATTTGATTATAGTTAAAAGTGCGGGAGCGTATGGTTTTAGTATGAGTAGCAATTATAACTCTCGTAATAGAGTATGCGAACTTGCTTATGATAAGGGCAAGGTAAGAATGATTAGAAAAAGAGAGATTTATGAGGATCAAATTGCTTTAGAGCTTGAGTATTTAAAGGATTAA
- the fliF gene encoding flagellar basal-body MS-ring/collar protein FliF gives MDYKTILHQVGQLYQNLSLRQRIIIAASIVVVVGFLVFLTLFRSGSSVANDAGYSVLFENANTTDSAMIVTQLEKSGVPYILRNEGTILVPNEQVYKQRLAIASAGLLPKDNKVGFELFDKQEFGATEAEQKVKYQRALEGELARTIESLEPIHSATVHIAFAKDTLFTQQQVPPTASVALTVKDGLKLNKKQIMGIKNLIASSVTKLTPENVKIMDQKGIPLDDEEGFADDLIAAQIKYKRDQEYELEQKIVAAIAPFAGGYDRVVAKVSIDYDFSKEQSQSEIYDPNTVVRSEQTLEEHREGYKDKEIQGVPGAVSNIGPVEGLDDKGAREVYTKNQTTTNNEISKKITNTTKQFATIKRISAAVVVDGKYKVITDDQGNITNEYIPLNDKEIQAVENLTKGAIGFNLARGDAVEVNNLEFHKTAKVENKVQTFYSKFVEPFIPPVKYVFAAILLFIFYKKVIVPFSQKMLADIKLEEEMEGKDGQVIDDAEDAIEKFNAARRKVEEQLGFGDNFDEDALQYDVLLEKLRGVANEKAEEVALLLQKLVENEAEFGEKDI, from the coding sequence ATGGATTATAAAACTATACTGCACCAAGTAGGTCAACTTTATCAAAATTTAAGCTTAAGACAACGCATTATAATTGCTGCTTCTATCGTTGTTGTGGTTGGGTTTTTAGTGTTTTTAACTCTTTTTAGAAGTGGTTCTAGTGTTGCAAATGATGCTGGATATTCTGTATTGTTTGAAAATGCAAATACAACAGATTCAGCAATGATTGTTACTCAACTTGAAAAAAGTGGAGTGCCTTATATTTTACGCAATGAAGGAACAATTTTAGTTCCCAATGAACAAGTTTATAAACAGCGTTTGGCTATAGCTTCGGCTGGATTACTTCCAAAAGATAATAAAGTCGGATTTGAGCTTTTTGATAAACAAGAATTTGGAGCTACAGAAGCTGAGCAAAAGGTAAAATATCAAAGAGCTTTAGAAGGAGAGCTTGCTAGAACCATAGAAAGCTTAGAGCCTATTCATAGTGCAACTGTGCATATTGCTTTTGCCAAAGATACACTTTTTACTCAGCAACAAGTTCCTCCTACTGCTTCAGTAGCATTAACGGTTAAAGATGGATTAAAGCTTAATAAAAAACAAATTATGGGTATAAAAAACTTAATCGCTTCTTCTGTGACTAAGCTTACTCCTGAAAATGTCAAAATTATGGATCAAAAAGGTATTCCATTAGATGATGAGGAAGGTTTTGCAGATGATTTAATTGCAGCACAAATTAAATACAAAAGAGATCAAGAGTATGAATTAGAGCAAAAAATTGTCGCTGCTATTGCACCTTTTGCGGGTGGTTATGATAGAGTAGTTGCAAAAGTTAGTATTGATTATGATTTTTCCAAAGAACAATCTCAAAGTGAAATTTATGATCCTAATACGGTTGTGCGAAGTGAGCAAACTTTAGAAGAACATAGGGAAGGTTATAAAGATAAAGAAATTCAAGGCGTTCCAGGAGCGGTTTCAAATATCGGTCCAGTAGAAGGTTTAGATGATAAAGGCGCGCGTGAGGTTTATACTAAAAATCAAACTACTACTAATAATGAAATTTCTAAAAAAATTACCAATACCACAAAACAATTTGCTACTATTAAAAGAATTTCAGCTGCTGTTGTAGTAGATGGAAAATATAAAGTAATTACAGATGATCAGGGTAATATTACTAATGAGTATATTCCTTTAAATGATAAAGAGATTCAAGCTGTTGAAAATCTTACTAAAGGTGCTATAGGATTTAATCTTGCAAGAGGAGATGCGGTTGAAGTAAATAATTTAGAATTCCATAAAACCGCTAAGGTTGAAAATAAAGTTCAAACATTTTATTCTAAATTTGTAGAACCATTTATTCCTCCTGTTAAGTATGTTTTTGCAGCTATTTTGCTTTTTATATTTTACAAAAAAGTTATTGTTCCATTTTCTCAAAAAATGCTTGCAGATATTAAACTTGAAGAAGAAATGGAAGGCAAAGATGGCCAAGTTATTGACGATGCTGAAGATGCAATTGAAAAATTCAACGCAGCGCGTAGAAAAGTTGAAGAACAACTTGGCTTTGGAGATAATTTTGATGAAGATGCTTTACAATATGATGTCTTACTTGAAAAATTAAGAGGCGTAGCTAATGAAAAAGCTGAAGAGGTAGCATTGCTTTTACAAAAACTTGTTGAAAATGAAGCAGAATTTGGTGAGAAGGATATTTAA
- the hisC gene encoding histidinol-phosphate transaminase yields the protein MRFNPFLDAIKTYESGKDIDLIAKEYGLKEVIKLASNENPYGTSKKAKEAIINNAHLAHLYPDDTMSELKQALAQKYDVLNENIIIGSGSDQIIEYIVHAKLDHSKAYLQCGVSFAMYEIYAKQLGVKIYKTQSKTHDLEQLYDLYQKHKSEIKVIFLCLPNNPLGECLDASAVFEFLEKIDEDCLVAIDGAYNEFASFKDSKKHINPKKLINKFSNCVYLGTFSKLYGLGGMRVGYGIASKEIINAFYKIRAPFNVTNLSLKAAVAALDDEEFIQKTLENNFTQMKLYEDFAKKYEINFIQSYTNFITYFFNEKNSTDLSEKMLKKGIIIRNLQSYGLNAVRISIGTAYENSKFFKEFSEIF from the coding sequence ATGAGGTTTAATCCTTTTTTAGATGCTATAAAAACTTATGAAAGCGGTAAAGATATAGATTTAATTGCTAAAGAATATGGCTTAAAAGAAGTTATTAAGCTTGCTAGCAATGAAAATCCTTATGGTACAAGTAAAAAAGCTAAAGAAGCCATTATAAATAATGCACATTTAGCTCATTTATATCCTGATGATACTATGAGTGAATTAAAACAAGCACTTGCACAAAAATATGATGTTTTAAATGAAAATATCATCATAGGAAGTGGAAGTGATCAGATTATAGAATATATAGTGCATGCAAAACTTGATCATTCTAAAGCATATTTGCAATGTGGAGTTAGTTTTGCAATGTATGAAATTTATGCAAAACAACTTGGAGTAAAAATTTATAAAACCCAAAGTAAAACACATGATTTAGAGCAATTGTATGATCTTTATCAAAAACACAAGAGCGAAATAAAAGTAATTTTTTTATGTTTACCAAATAATCCTTTGGGTGAGTGTTTAGATGCAAGTGCAGTTTTTGAGTTTTTAGAAAAAATTGATGAGGATTGTTTAGTGGCTATTGATGGAGCCTATAACGAATTTGCTTCATTTAAAGATAGTAAAAAACATATTAATCCAAAAAAATTAATCAATAAATTTTCAAATTGCGTGTATCTTGGAACTTTTTCTAAGCTTTATGGTTTAGGAGGTATGAGAGTGGGCTATGGTATAGCGTCAAAAGAGATTATTAATGCATTTTATAAAATAAGAGCTCCATTTAATGTGACAAATTTAAGTTTAAAAGCCGCTGTTGCAGCATTGGATGATGAGGAATTTATTCAAAAAACTTTGGAAAATAATTTTACACAAATGAAACTTTATGAAGATTTTGCTAAAAAATATGAAATAAATTTCATACAAAGTTATACAAATTTTATAACTTATTTTTTTAATGAAAAAAATAGCACAGATTTATCTGAAAAAATGCTTAAAAAGGGTATAATAATAAGAAATTTACAAAGTTATGGTTTAAATGCTGTGCGTATAAGCATAGGAACAGCATATGAAAATTCTAAATTCTTTAAGGAATTTTCTGAAATTTTTTAA
- a CDS encoding transaldolase, giving the protein MKKFSLWCDFIENDFLDHGFLELINAKTINGATSNPAIFKNAILNSPIYKEKIKKSNLKDKKALYEYLAVEDIAKAADKLALNYYENNDGFISIEIDPRLKDSTSLSLAEAKRLYTQIAKENVMMKIPATEASYEVMHELMKNGISVNATLIFDFEQSKKCFEALNLGLKKFRKNNIAGKKEPQAVISIFVSRFDRLLNDKVLDKNRIGILTATKAYNYIVKQDEANIRALFASTGVKGNDLEKDYYIKELLYDKAINTAPLDAIMAFKAKQIVFKEPLKDECIEKKLNANISNHALIKACKELLDDGLEQFCIAYEDILKSL; this is encoded by the coding sequence ATGAAAAAATTTTCCCTATGGTGTGATTTTATTGAAAATGATTTTTTAGATCATGGTTTTTTGGAGTTGATTAATGCAAAAACGATTAACGGAGCTACTTCAAATCCTGCTATATTTAAAAATGCGATTTTAAATTCACCTATTTATAAAGAAAAAATTAAAAAATCAAATCTTAAAGATAAAAAAGCTTTATATGAGTATTTGGCAGTAGAAGATATAGCTAAAGCTGCAGATAAACTTGCTTTAAATTATTATGAAAACAATGATGGTTTTATTAGTATTGAAATTGATCCAAGATTAAAAGATAGCACAAGTTTGTCTTTAGCTGAGGCAAAAAGATTATACACACAGATTGCAAAAGAAAATGTTATGATGAAAATTCCTGCTACAGAGGCTTCTTATGAAGTTATGCATGAATTAATGAAAAATGGCATAAGTGTTAATGCTACTTTGATTTTTGATTTTGAACAAAGTAAAAAGTGTTTTGAAGCACTTAATTTAGGTTTGAAAAAATTTAGAAAAAACAATATTGCAGGTAAAAAAGAGCCACAAGCTGTTATTAGCATTTTTGTAAGTCGTTTTGATAGGTTGTTAAATGATAAAGTGCTTGATAAAAATCGCATAGGAATTTTAACTGCTACTAAAGCGTATAATTATATTGTTAAACAAGATGAAGCAAATATCAGAGCTTTGTTTGCAAGTACTGGTGTTAAGGGTAATGATTTAGAAAAAGATTATTATATAAAAGAATTACTATATGATAAAGCTATAAATACCGCACCATTAGATGCTATCATGGCTTTTAAGGCTAAGCAAATTGTATTTAAAGAGCCTTTAAAAGATGAGTGTATAGAAAAAAAATTAAATGCAAATATTTCAAATCATGCTTTAATTAAAGCTTGTAAAGAACTGCTTGATGATGGTTTAGAACAATTTTGCATTGCTTATGAAGATATTTTAAAATCTTTATAA
- a CDS encoding LptF/LptG family permease: MSIFFRYISSLYLKSFFILFFSLTFFFVAIDFLLNFNKLPKSANLELLYIFFLTCSAVSYILPLAIVLALVLCIFNMIRSNEFVSLYALGLSKNQVIFYPFIWALFFCGVYVGLNFTSFAYAEEYKSNIIKKGVVDREGGEILIKYNDKFIYIEKTTAQSLYNVKIFDMDKLNIQKVTDAKIANFNGKSWDLNEAKTTSIPQNLIVAKEGLKVQDFQNIKGLEDFSPKILERISLVENNPSYSILDALESMAIFAKQNISTNTLRSSLYSLILTPFFAPFLMLIIYYYFPITARFFNLALLAFVFFVCILLVWGLLFLLTRLSENEILTPELGIMLPVICLMCIGSFYYFKHK; the protein is encoded by the coding sequence ATGAGTATATTTTTTCGTTATATTTCATCTTTATATTTAAAATCTTTTTTTATTTTATTTTTTTCTTTAACATTTTTTTTTGTTGCAATTGATTTTTTGCTTAATTTTAACAAACTTCCAAAAAGTGCAAATTTAGAATTATTATATATTTTTTTCTTAACTTGTTCAGCAGTTTCTTATATCTTACCCTTAGCTATTGTTCTTGCTTTAGTTTTGTGTATTTTTAATATGATAAGATCAAATGAATTTGTAAGTTTATATGCTTTAGGTTTGAGTAAAAATCAAGTTATTTTTTATCCATTTATTTGGGCTTTGTTTTTTTGTGGTGTTTATGTGGGATTAAATTTTACTTCTTTTGCTTATGCAGAGGAATATAAAAGCAATATAATCAAAAAAGGCGTTGTTGATAGAGAAGGTGGAGAAATTTTAATCAAATATAACGATAAATTTATTTATATAGAAAAAACTACCGCACAATCTTTATATAATGTAAAAATTTTTGATATGGATAAGCTAAATATTCAAAAAGTTACAGATGCAAAAATTGCTAATTTTAATGGAAAATCTTGGGATTTAAACGAGGCTAAAACAACTAGTATACCACAAAATTTAATTGTTGCTAAAGAAGGCTTAAAAGTACAAGATTTTCAAAATATTAAGGGATTAGAAGATTTTTCTCCAAAAATACTAGAGAGAATTTCTTTAGTTGAAAATAATCCATCATATTCTATTTTAGATGCTTTAGAAAGTATGGCAATTTTTGCAAAGCAAAACATTTCTACTAATACACTTAGAAGTAGTTTGTATTCTTTAATACTCACACCTTTTTTTGCTCCATTTTTGATGTTGATAATTTATTATTATTTTCCTATTACAGCAAGATTTTTTAATCTTGCATTGCTGGCTTTTGTTTTTTTTGTATGCATACTTTTAGTTTGGGGTTTGTTATTTTTATTAACAAGATTGAGTGAAAATGAAATTTTAACTCCAGAGCTTGGTATAATGTTGCCAGTGATTTGTTTAATGTGTATAGGAAGTTTTTATTATTTTAAACACAAATAA
- the pth gene encoding aminoacyl-tRNA hydrolase, with product MTLVVGLGNIGEEYEQTRHNVGFMLIDLLIKDLELTKISNAKFKGELFKSSFALFLKPSTYMNLSGESVKAVAKYYKCDRIIIIHDDIDLNLGALKFKFGGSSGGHNGLKSIDSHCSNAYERVRIGVGKESDVITHVLGKFKEDEKEILSKVLEHAKKALLELLDSNIEHIASKYSLKAK from the coding sequence ATGACCTTAGTCGTAGGACTTGGTAATATAGGAGAAGAATATGAGCAAACCCGTCATAATGTAGGGTTTATGCTCATTGATTTACTCATAAAAGATTTGGAACTTACTAAAATTTCCAATGCTAAATTTAAAGGAGAGCTTTTTAAAAGCTCTTTTGCTCTTTTTTTAAAACCTTCCACTTATATGAATTTATCCGGAGAAAGCGTAAAAGCAGTTGCTAAGTATTATAAATGCGATAGAATTATCATTATCCATGATGATATAGATTTAAATTTAGGTGCTTTGAAATTTAAATTTGGAGGAAGTAGCGGGGGGCATAATGGACTAAAAAGTATAGATAGTCATTGTTCTAATGCTTATGAGAGAGTGCGTATAGGTGTGGGTAAAGAAAGTGATGTTATAACACATGTTTTGGGCAAATTTAAAGAAGATGAAAAAGAAATTTTAAGTAAGGTTTTAGAACACGCAAAAAAAGCTTTACTTGAACTTTTAGATTCTAATATCGAGCATATTGCTTCAAAATATTCTTTAAAAGCTAAATGA
- a CDS encoding chorismate mutase / prephenate dehydratase, giving the protein MKDLENLRNKIDAIDDQILNLLNERMLYVKDIGTIKQNLGGSIYRPERERAIINRLKSYNQGILDQNAIEAIYQEIFAVSRNLEMPQSIAYLGPEGSYTHQVARSRFGAMSRYIPLATIEDVFKELNNKETKYAVVPVENNTAGAVGITLDCLGKYEDVKIFAEIYMDIHHSFVSMNENLKDIKRIYSHPQGYNQCRNFLESHGLEKVEFIASKSTANAAYLASQDINGAAICSKIAAKLYNVPILFEKIEDNLANRTRFLILSDIKIPKMPHCKTSILALTAHKPGGLSDLLYEFKKEGINLTKLESRPIKTREFIHSFYIDFQGHIDDENVQRVLQKAENVKWLGSYLSGENNEV; this is encoded by the coding sequence ATGAAAGATTTGGAAAATTTACGCAATAAAATAGATGCAATAGATGATCAAATTCTAAATTTGCTTAATGAAAGAATGCTTTATGTAAAAGATATTGGCACTATTAAGCAAAATTTAGGAGGAAGTATTTATAGACCTGAGCGTGAAAGAGCGATTATTAATAGACTTAAATCATACAATCAAGGCATACTTGATCAAAATGCAATTGAAGCAATTTATCAAGAGATTTTTGCTGTATCAAGAAATTTAGAAATGCCTCAAAGTATTGCTTATTTAGGACCTGAAGGAAGTTACACTCACCAAGTAGCAAGAAGTCGTTTTGGAGCAATGAGTCGCTATATACCCTTAGCGACTATTGAAGATGTTTTTAAAGAACTTAACAACAAAGAAACAAAATATGCAGTTGTGCCTGTAGAGAATAATACAGCAGGTGCAGTAGGTATAACACTTGATTGTCTTGGAAAATATGAAGATGTAAAGATTTTTGCTGAAATTTACATGGATATACATCATTCTTTTGTGAGTATGAATGAGAATTTAAAAGATATTAAAAGAATTTATTCTCATCCACAAGGCTATAATCAGTGTAGGAATTTTTTAGAAAGTCATGGCTTAGAAAAGGTAGAATTTATAGCAAGTAAATCTACTGCTAATGCAGCTTATTTAGCTTCGCAAGATATTAATGGTGCTGCAATATGTTCAAAAATTGCTGCAAAACTTTATAATGTGCCTATTTTATTTGAAAAAATCGAAGATAATCTAGCAAATCGCACAAGATTTTTAATATTAAGTGATATAAAAATTCCAAAAATGCCACATTGTAAAACTTCTATTTTAGCATTAACTGCACATAAACCTGGTGGACTTAGTGATTTATTATATGAGTTTAAAAAAGAAGGTATTAATCTTACAAAATTAGAATCACGGCCTATAAAAACACGAGAATTTATCCATAGTTTTTATATAGATTTTCAAGGGCATATTGACGATGAAAATGTCCAAAGAGTATTGCAAAAAGCAGAAAATGTTAAATGGCTTGGTTCGTATTTATCAGGAGAAAATAATGAGGTTTAA
- a CDS encoding 50S ribosomal protein L25/general stress protein Ctc: MLEGIVRESIGRKAAKALKRDGYLIANIYGKGLENINAAFKVNEFIKEVRKKTTLAFDVKVADKVLNVVVVDYQKDPVTAELKHVDLKVAQKGVISKYMVPVKIVGTAMGLKNKGVLIQSKRRLKVKCAAENLPNYFELDVTKLDVGDALLVRDVVVPEGVTMVDADRVAVVGVEKAR; the protein is encoded by the coding sequence ATGTTAGAAGGTATCGTTAGAGAGAGTATCGGTAGAAAAGCTGCTAAGGCTTTAAAAAGAGATGGTTATCTAATCGCAAACATCTATGGTAAAGGATTAGAAAACATCAATGCAGCTTTTAAGGTAAATGAGTTTATTAAAGAAGTGCGTAAAAAAACCACTTTAGCTTTTGATGTAAAAGTTGCAGATAAAGTTTTAAATGTAGTTGTTGTAGATTATCAAAAAGATCCAGTAACTGCTGAGTTAAAACATGTGGATTTAAAAGTAGCACAAAAAGGTGTTATTTCTAAGTATATGGTTCCTGTTAAAATCGTAGGAACGGCTATGGGTCTTAAAAACAAAGGTGTTTTAATCCAATCAAAAAGAAGATTAAAAGTAAAATGTGCGGCTGAAAATTTACCAAATTATTTTGAGTTAGATGTAACTAAACTTGATGTTGGTGATGCACTTTTAGTGCGTGATGTAGTTGTGCCTGAGGGTGTAACTATGGTTGATGCTGATAGAGTAGCTGTAGTTGGCGTAGAAAAAGCAAGATAA